The nucleotide window TGTTCAGCGttctcttctccctcttctccatccTCCCAGATAGGGGGTTTCCACGTGGCTTGCTCCACCCGTATGGCTGTCTGCGATGCAACCTTGCTGATGTGATGGCTACAGGAGATGAACGGCCTTGTCAGCGATGCATCAAGCGTGGACTCGCAGACGCTTGCCAGGACGGCGTCCGCAAGAAGGCCAAGTATCTTCATGATGCTCCGCCAGAGGCCCTCAGGCCCGTGCTGGGACCCAACTTCAATCCAAACGCGGCCCCGACCCGTCCCAACGGCCAGCGGCATCACAGTGGGACCTCAGATACGGCTTCGACCGCCGGCAGCACCTACTTTAGTCAAAACTCGACGGCATCCTTCCCCGTCTACTCTGGCCAACAAACGCCAGTCGGAATCCCCGAGAGTCTTCCATTCCAGGCGCAACCCTCACCGATATCGCCGTCTTTTCCGCAACCGGGCAACAACGCGCGGTCTATTGGGGGCATGATATCGCCGCAGGTCACCAGCGACCCCTTTAACACGTTATTCGACCCAAGCAACCCGGCCATCTTCAACTTTGATCTGGAAGGGCTCAATTTCGGTAGTCAGTACGGCGCCATGGAGTTTGGCATGCTCGGACATATGTCGTCGGGCGCGGCGGAAACCCCTCCGCGTGATGGCTCCTTATCCGGACCCAGTGGTGGTGAGGTCAACTTTGGATCCACAAACGTCTTTGGCAATGGCAACAACCAGTTTGGCCAAGTCTACGATAGCGGTATGATCAACGATTTCATGGGTGTAGACCAGTCTTCCAACGGCATGTACCAACAAGGCAACCTGCAACATGGCCTCCCACATGCCTACGCCATTGCTGCTGGCCCAACAAGCCTACATAGTCCAAGCACAGACAACACCGCCAGCCCGCAACCTACTAACTTTACCTTTGAAGGATCACCAAGTGGGAATTTTGGCGCTGTTGGAAACTCCCAGACCATAACCGCCCCGACTCGCCCCAAATCCAAGCCTGGCCCGGTCCAGAAGAGCGGACCGCACACCCTCCTGGGCAAGCGACAGCGCGACCCGTCGTCCATCTACGAGACCGTCAAGGAGCCGTACCCATACCTGGCCGGCTTCCATGCCCTCATTGACTATCTGCCGAAACGCTTCTCCGCCAATATGACGTTACGCATCGCCAAGGCGCTCGCCAGCATCCGTCCGTCGTTTATTGCCTGCACCAAGACACTCAGCCGACAGGACCTCGTTTTCATGGAGAAGTGCTTTCAACGGACGTTATTCGAGTACGAAGAGTTTATGCACCACTGCTCCGCTCCGACCATCGTCCTCCGCCGTACGGGCGAGATTGCCGCCGTGAATAAGGAGTTCATTGCCCTGACCGGGTGGACCAAGGATGTCCTCCTGGGCAACGAGCCGAACCTGAACGTTAACACGGGTGGGACGGGGTCGACGACCAACAGCGGTCGCAATACGGGCCGCGCGGGCGTCTCAACGCCCaaggcgtcctcggcgacgctcGACCAGATGAAAAACGATAGCGGCTCGCGCAAACAGCCCGTTTtcatcgccgagatcctcgacgacgacagcgtcGTCGAGTTCTATGACGATTTTTCCCATCTCGCGTTCGGCGACAGCCGCGGCAGCGTCAACCGCACCTGCCGGATCCTCAAGTATCGCACAAAGGAGCAGGCCGATgcggcgtcatcgacggACACGATGCCGCAGCAGGACCCGCGCAAGAGCATCCTCAGCAACCGCGTCACCcgcatcgacggcgagcacGGCATCTCCAGGatcgagaaggacggcaaggtGGACTGCCGATATTGCTGGATGATTAAACGAGACGTATTCGATATCCCCATGTTGATTGTGATGAACGTGGGTGGCCCCTCCCTTTCTACGATCCCTCGTCCATCGGGAAGTCAGTCCTTTCCCCGCTAACAGAAAACTAGTTTCTTCCGTGCTATTACCAGAACAAAGAGCCGCACGGGCTGGCAGTGTAAATGGGAGTTTTGAACaaaagaaggagagagggggggtCATCATGGCATATATGGGACGGGTGTCATCATGGGAGGCGTTTTTGGTCTTGAATCAGGACAAGTTTTTTTTCTCTTGTTCCCGCTATCACTCGAATCATGGTGTATTCCCGTTGAATGGGAAGCCGGGAAAGGGCGCGCGCATGCTGGTATGGGATCATGGTTCATTCACATCGATCGGGCTCCTACACAACTGCACCTCGGCCACCTCTTGGGGGAAACGGGATACATGCTACTTATTACCCTGTAGTCCGGCCCCTTCCTACTGTTTTTCTCCAACACAAATTTCTCGAAGAGAGACAGGAGAAACTTTCAAATGATACTTTTTTCTATATATTACGCTCCGCATCCCGTTCGTGCCCTTGGGAAGAAATGTGCTGTGGTTAGGAAGCGAGGACGCAGGAATTCTACGCCTTGGGGAGCGGCTCCACCAGCCACTTCGCATCCAGTACAccgtccgtctcggcgcCGGGTGTCAGCGCCTTGGGCGGCGCCCATCGGTCGCGGGCAAGCGAAGTCCGCGCAACGTCGCAGTCGGTGTTGATGTCGGCGACAAGGGCTTCAAGGCTCTTGTAGTCCTTCTCTTCCCGCACGAAGCCAAGAATGAGGAGGCGCATGTGAGCGTCGTAAAAGTCGGCCGAGAACTTGTGCAGCACGTGGACCTCGGCGGAGCGGACCGTGTTCTTGTAGAAGGGGTTGTAGCCGATGGACATGACCATGGGATACAGCTGGAACTCGAGGTGGGGCTGGGccgggccggcgccggaggagggcggcggggcgATGCGGTCCGGGTGCGATgcagggagggagagggaagCCCAGCCAAAGTAAACGCCGGATCTGGTGTTGTCTATCCAGGGGGTTTGAGAGGAGTCTACTGGGAGGTTTGCGGTTGGGATTCCGAGCTGTGGTCAAGGAGGGAGTTTGTTAGccggaggggggaggggggagggggttggcCTTGTGAGGATTCTTATGAGACAAGTGTGAGCGCGGTGGGGGTACGAGAAGGAACGTTGGGTGGGTGAAGGGCGGGTGTGTTTCTCATGTGTTAAGAAGGTGAAGCAAGAGGCGTCGGCGCACGTCGTGAAAGACGCTGGTGAGGGAAGAGTCGACGAAAACTGACCTCCTTAGACCCCCGGCCGAAGCCGGAAATGACCTTGCCCTCCATTTTGAGCGGGAAGGGGGCCTCGGGACCGGAGTCCGGGCCGACGACAAGAGGACGTGTCGTCGTCTCTGCCATATTTTCCGTCTTTTTTCGGGCGGGTGAGCTCTGTCACCTTTCGAACGCGATAAGTGCCCTTCTGCTCCGTTGAGGAAGTGCTGATTAATCAAACCACTTGAGCGAGCTTTGCTGTCCCCAGGGTTAGCGTTATGTTTTTCCTTTCGCGCAATATTGAAAAGAAGGGAGACGCaccaaaaaaagaagaaaaaagaaagccTGTGAGTCCAAGTAGGGATGACTGTGTTTCCTGCAGTGCGAGTACCGCAAGTAGATGGAGAAAGTCAATGTGAAATTTGAGGTGGAAGGAAGGTTTGTGAGAGATGGTGAGAACTGGGGGGGATTGCGACATGGAGAGTGGTGAGTCGCCGCTGAGCCGATGAGACGCGGTGGGGGCTGCATGATTGATGGAGGGGTCGACTGCGGTCTGTGATTCGGGTAGCTTCGATAAGCTCTAGTccgcccgtcgtcgtcgttgttgtcgttaTCAACCTGATGGATGGATCGAGAGGGGCGCCTAGGCAGGCACGCCGCACCCTCGTTCAAAGGCAGTCGGTTTGGTGTGGTGGGGCAGTCTTGGTTCTTAATCCACATGGCAGGTGCACACGACTTCAGCCTTTGGGAGGAAGGACGAGCCGGCATGCCGGAGTCTGCCGTATGCATCGTCAGAACAGTGGTGCTTGGTCCTTCTCGTCCAATGGTTTCACAAACTCGTCTCGTGTACTATGTAAAATTTTGGTATATTCGATTCCGATAAACGAGGGTATGTATTTTTTTTGGTATACGGATGCAAAATCAGGAAATCACGCGCTGCTCGGGCGCAACAGTTTCTCGTCTAGAGAGACAGTGGGTGGTTTCGTACAAGAGGGATATCAACAAATTTCATCAAATCAACACAATTATCGACTGCAAGATCAACGGACATGAGGAAGGTAAGGCGGATGGATCtcttggcgccggcgaaTCAACTTCTGCGGGACGAGATCCTGGTTGTTGCCATCGGGTCACCTGGTCGAACCAACACTGCCgaacctcgacgacgccgtaTCACCGCACCGTTCTTCCGACTACTCACTTGACAGAGGCTCAGAAGCTAAGAGCGGGGCCAAGGGCCGTGCTTCCACTCCGTCCGCCCAAGCCGCACAATCTCGGCGCCGCTAATCTCCCACACTCCGGCCGGCGCCTTGCCCTGCTC belongs to Colletotrichum higginsianum IMI 349063 chromosome 5, whole genome shotgun sequence and includes:
- a CDS encoding Transcription factor, which encodes MPDGLEDTGTEVSDAMSDNDHEYDDDTPVKDDDDEKMAESHESGADTNGEVKKKYDPKDPSRPRRKKARRACFACQRAHLTCGDERPCQRCIKRGLADACQDGVRKKAKYLHDAPPEALRPVLGPNFNPNAAPTRPNGQRHHSGTSDTASTAGSTYFSQNSTASFPVYSGQQTPVGIPESLPFQAQPSPISPSFPQPGNNARSIGGMISPQVTSDPFNTLFDPSNPAIFNFDLEGLNFGSQYGAMEFGMLGHMSSGAAETPPRDGSLSGPSGGEVNFGSTNVFGNGNNQFGQVYDSGMINDFMGVDQSSNGMYQQGNLQHGLPHAYAIAAGPTSLHSPSTDNTASPQPTNFTFEGSPSGNFGAVGNSQTITAPTRPKSKPGPVQKSGPHTLLGKRQRDPSSIYETVKEPYPYLAGFHALIDYLPKRFSANMTLRIAKALASIRPSFIACTKTLSRQDLVFMEKCFQRTLFEYEEFMHHCSAPTIVLRRTGEIAAVNKEFIALTGWTKDVLLGNEPNLNVNTGGTGSTTNSGRNTGRAGVSTPKASSATLDQMKNDSGSRKQPVFIAEILDDDSVVEFYDDFSHLAFGDSRGSVNRTCRILKYRTKEQADAASSTDTMPQQDPRKSILSNRVTRIDGEHGISRIEKDGKVDCRYCWMIKRDVFDIPMLIVMNVGGPSLSTIPRPSGSQSFPR
- a CDS encoding Riboflavin kinase, producing the protein MAETTTRPLVVGPDSGPEAPFPLKMEGKVISGFGRGSKELGIPTANLPVDSSQTPWIDNTRSGVYFGWASLSLPASHPDRIAPPPSSGAGPAQPHLEFQLYPMVMSIGYNPFYKNTVRSAEVHVLHKFSADFYDAHMRLLILGFVREEKDYKSLEALVADINTDCDVARTSLARDRWAPPKALTPGAETDGVLDAKWLVEPLPKA